A single Lolium perenne isolate Kyuss_39 chromosome 6, Kyuss_2.0, whole genome shotgun sequence DNA region contains:
- the LOC127307683 gene encoding caffeoylshikimate esterase: protein MAPPTVPPPAMKYFWGDSPKPDAYYASLGLRHTESYYQSPCGRIFTHSFHPASAAHDGDVKGAVFMTHGYCNDSSWLFQTVAISYAQWGYAVFCADLLGHGRSDGIHGYVGDMESVARASLSFFLSVRKGPVYASLPAFLLGESMGGAATLLMYLRSPPDAGWTGIIFAAPLLLIPDELYPSRVRLFLYGLLLGLADTWAVLPDKRIGGKFKPKSNRDPEKMKVIASNPRRYNGAARVGTMRELARVTELLRESFGEVTAPFLALHGTDDVVTAPEGSKMLYERAPSEDKSLILYEGMHHSLLQGETDENRDRVFADMRTWIDERVRRYSAAVPAANDDTKEVTMA from the coding sequence ATGGCGCCGCCCACAGTCCCACCGCCAGCCATGAAGTACTTCTGGGGCGACTCGCCGAAGCCCGACGCGTACTACGCCTCGCTGGGCCTTCGCCACACGGAGTCATACTACCAGTCCCCCTGTGGCCGCATCTTCACCCACTCCTTCCACCCGGCCTCCGCCGCGCACGACGGCGACGTCAAGGGCGCCGTGTTCATGACCCACGGGTACTGCAACGACTCTTCTTGGCTCTTTCAGACCGTCGCCATCAGCTACGCGCAGTGGGGTTACGCCGTGTTCTGCGCCGACCTCCTCGGCCACGGCCGCTCCGACGGCATCCACGGCTACGTAGGCGACATGGAGTCCGTCGCCAGGGCCTCTCTCTCCTTCTTCCTCTCCGTCCGTAAGGGCCCCGTCTACGCGTCGCTCCCGGCCTTCCTCCTCGGCGAGTCcatgggcggcgccgccacgcTGCTCATGTATCTTCGCTCCCCGCCGGACGCCGGCTGGACGGGGATCATCTTCGCCGCGCCACTGCTACTCATCCCGGACGAGTTGTACCCGTCCCGGGTGCGGCTGTTCCTCTACGGCCTCCTCCTCGGCCTCGCCGATACCTGGGCTGTGCTCCCGGACAAGAGGATAGGGGGGAAGTTCAAGCCAAAGTCGAACCGGGACCCGGAGAAGATGAAGGTGATCGCGTCCAACCCGAGGCGCTACAACGGCGCGGCGCGGGTGGGCACGATGCGGGAGCTGGCCCGCGTCACGGAGCTGCTCAGGGAGAGCTTTGGGGAGGTGACGGCGCCGTTCCTGGCGCTGCACGGCACCGACGACGTGGTCACCGCGCCGGAGGGGTCCAAGATGCTGTACGAGCGCGCGCCGAGCGAGGACAAGTCGCTCATCCTGTACGAGGGGATGCACCACTCCCTCCTCCAGGGGGAGACCGACGAGAATCGCGACCGCGTGttcgccgacatgcgcacctggaTCGACGAGCGCGTCCGCCGCTACAGCGCCGCCGTGCCCGCCGCGAACGACGACACCAAGGAGGTGACCATGGCCTGA